Proteins co-encoded in one Lysobacter solisilvae genomic window:
- a CDS encoding DUF1453 domain-containing protein, giving the protein MPVLLLLPLLVLLLAALWALLLPVALVQRYRTGRARRRAVRWAMGLNGALLLVSTAVFFFSAWLAGHWVAMAVPWAACGWVAGLLVGLAGVALTRVERGPPVDYYTPNRWLVLGVTVVIAVRIGVGLFRAWQAWRVEAHASWLSQQGSLLAVGGALLGYYLAYNWGMRRRLFGR; this is encoded by the coding sequence ATGCCCGTGCTGCTCCTGCTGCCGCTGCTCGTCCTGCTGCTCGCGGCGCTATGGGCCCTGCTGCTGCCGGTCGCGCTGGTGCAGCGCTACCGCACCGGACGCGCACGACGGCGCGCAGTGCGCTGGGCGATGGGGCTCAATGGCGCGCTGCTGCTCGTCTCCACGGCGGTCTTTTTCTTCAGCGCCTGGCTGGCCGGCCACTGGGTGGCGATGGCAGTGCCGTGGGCCGCGTGCGGCTGGGTGGCGGGGCTTCTGGTGGGCCTGGCCGGTGTCGCGTTGACCCGCGTCGAGCGTGGGCCGCCCGTGGATTACTACACGCCCAACCGCTGGCTGGTGCTGGGCGTGACCGTGGTGATCGCCGTGCGCATCGGGGTGGGGCTGTTCCGGGCCTGGCAGGCCTGGCGCGTGGAGGCCCATGCGAGCTGGCTCAGCCAGCAAGGCAGCCTGCTCGCCGTCGGCGGCGCGTTGCTGGGCTATTACCTCGCCTACAACTGGGGCATGCGCCGGCGCCTGTTCGGTCGCTAG
- a CDS encoding transporter — protein MKRFAACLCALAVAGAAQAEDGFSLGVGADYSSGDYGSDTTTRILSIPVSAKYESGDWTFKGSLPWMRVDGDANVVPGLGTVNNSNPNGRGRGNGNGNNPNPNPDPTAPTTGVTSGIGDLRLSATYAIPTQGNWGVDLTGNVKLATADEDKGLGTGANDYGAAVDVFGTVGGSTLFGGVSYNVLGDSDFIDVDSVFATNLGVSRPAGNSSYGVMYDWRQAASDDSDDRSEITGFFTMPAGDASKVQLYGTAGLSDGSPQWGVGVNLTTRL, from the coding sequence ATGAAGCGTTTTGCAGCATGCCTGTGCGCACTTGCCGTCGCGGGCGCCGCGCAGGCCGAAGATGGTTTCAGCCTCGGCGTCGGCGCGGACTACAGTTCCGGCGACTACGGCAGCGACACCACGACCCGGATCCTCTCCATCCCCGTCTCCGCCAAGTACGAGTCGGGTGACTGGACGTTCAAGGGCAGCCTGCCCTGGATGCGGGTGGACGGCGATGCGAACGTCGTGCCTGGCCTGGGCACCGTCAACAACAGCAACCCGAACGGCCGCGGCCGCGGCAACGGCAATGGCAACAACCCGAATCCGAACCCCGATCCGACGGCGCCCACGACCGGTGTCACCTCCGGCATCGGTGACCTGCGGCTGTCGGCCACCTATGCCATCCCGACCCAGGGCAACTGGGGCGTGGACCTGACCGGCAACGTCAAGCTGGCCACTGCCGACGAAGACAAGGGGCTGGGCACGGGCGCGAACGATTACGGTGCGGCCGTGGACGTCTTCGGCACGGTGGGTGGCAGCACGCTGTTTGGCGGCGTCAGCTACAACGTGCTGGGCGATTCGGACTTCATCGACGTCGACAGCGTGTTCGCCACCAACCTCGGCGTGAGCCGCCCGGCGGGCAACAGCAGCTACGGCGTGATGTACGACTGGCGCCAGGCCGCTTCCGACGACTCCGATGACCGCAGCGAGATCACCGGCTTCTTCACCATGCCGGCAGGCGATGCGAGCAAGGTGCAGCTGTACGGCACCGCCGGTCTCAGCGACGGCAGCCCGCAATGGGGCGTCGGAGTGAACCTGACGACCCGGCTGTGA
- a CDS encoding YajQ family cyclic di-GMP-binding protein — MPSFDIVSEVNLHELTNAIDQANRELATRFDFKGVEAEFVLDDKVVTQSAPSDFQLKQMTDILRARLIARSIDARCLEFGDVETNLAGARQKVTVKQGIERELAKKIQGTLKDAKLKVDSQINGDKLRVNGKKRDDLQAAMALLRGVEFEQPLQFDNFRD; from the coding sequence ATGCCCTCCTTCGACATCGTTTCGGAAGTCAACCTCCACGAACTCACCAACGCGATCGACCAGGCCAACCGTGAACTGGCCACGCGTTTCGACTTCAAGGGCGTGGAGGCCGAATTCGTACTGGACGACAAGGTGGTCACCCAGTCGGCGCCCAGCGACTTCCAGCTCAAGCAGATGACCGACATCCTGCGCGCGCGGCTGATCGCACGCAGCATCGACGCACGCTGCCTGGAATTCGGCGACGTGGAGACCAACCTGGCCGGCGCGCGCCAGAAGGTAACGGTCAAGCAGGGCATCGAGCGCGAACTGGCGAAGAAGATCCAGGGCACGCTCAAGGACGCCAAACTGAAGGTCGACAGCCAGATCAACGGCGACAAGCTGCGCGTCAACGGCAAGAAGCGCGACGACCTGCAGGCCGCGATGGCGCTGCTGCGCGGCGTGGAGTTCGAACAGCCGCTGCAGTTCGACAATTTCCGTGACTGA
- a CDS encoding DUF1415 domain-containing protein, with amino-acid sequence MSGPRQQASGPGPGCDPIADTRRWLERAVIGLNLCPFAKAVYVRDQVRFVLSTARTAGALREDLVHELEALASADPALTDTTLIVHPHVLQSFDDYNDFLDVADAAIAQCGLEGELQVASFHPDYRFAGTAPDDIDNCTNRSPWPMLHLLRERSVARAVEAFPDPDAIVSRNLATLRRLGHAGWRALLDDERAPD; translated from the coding sequence GTGAGCGGTCCGCGCCAGCAGGCATCCGGGCCGGGGCCCGGATGCGATCCGATCGCCGACACCCGCCGCTGGCTCGAGCGCGCGGTCATTGGCCTGAACCTGTGCCCGTTCGCCAAGGCGGTGTACGTGCGCGACCAGGTGCGTTTCGTGCTCAGCACGGCGCGGACCGCCGGAGCGCTACGCGAGGACCTGGTGCATGAGCTGGAGGCACTGGCGAGCGCCGACCCCGCCCTCACCGACACCACGCTGATCGTGCATCCGCATGTGCTGCAGTCGTTCGACGACTACAACGATTTTCTCGACGTGGCCGACGCCGCCATCGCGCAATGCGGGCTGGAGGGCGAGTTGCAGGTGGCCAGCTTCCATCCGGACTACCGCTTCGCTGGCACAGCGCCCGACGACATCGACAACTGCACCAACCGTTCGCCCTGGCCCATGTTGCACCTGCTGAGGGAGCGCAGCGTCGCACGGGCGGTGGAGGCGTTTCCCGATCCCGACGCGATCGTCTCGCGCAACCTGGCCACGCTGCGCCGGCTTGGCCACGCCGGCTGGCGGGCGCTGCTGGACGACGAGCGCGCGCCGGACTGA
- a CDS encoding pseudouridine synthase, which produces MKLVKLIANLGYGSRKDVQWMFREGRITDADGEVLYADDQIDSTRIRIDGEPLDPPAGLLLMLHKPVGYTCSTKDPGRVVYDLLPPRYRLRSPLLSTVGRLDRDTSGMLLMTDDGLLLHRIVSPKAQLAKVYEATLAQDLRGDEAGVFASGTLLLEAETTPLAPAQMQVLGPRHARLTLTEGRYHQVRRMFAAVGNHVEALHRPRIGGLDLADLPAGQWRMLDDADRTRLFAGG; this is translated from the coding sequence ATGAAACTCGTCAAGCTCATCGCCAACCTTGGCTACGGCAGCCGCAAGGACGTCCAGTGGATGTTCCGCGAAGGCCGCATCACCGACGCCGACGGCGAGGTGCTCTACGCCGACGACCAGATCGATTCCACGCGCATCCGCATCGATGGCGAACCGCTGGATCCGCCGGCGGGCCTGTTGCTGATGCTCCACAAGCCGGTCGGCTACACGTGTTCCACCAAGGATCCCGGACGGGTGGTGTATGACCTGCTGCCGCCCCGCTACCGACTGCGTTCACCGCTGCTGTCGACCGTTGGTCGGCTGGATCGCGATACCAGCGGCATGCTGCTGATGACCGACGACGGCCTGCTGCTGCACCGGATCGTCTCGCCGAAGGCGCAGCTGGCCAAGGTCTACGAGGCCACGCTGGCACAGGACCTGCGCGGTGACGAAGCCGGTGTGTTCGCCAGCGGCACCCTGCTGCTGGAAGCGGAGACCACGCCACTGGCGCCGGCGCAGATGCAGGTGCTGGGCCCGCGCCACGCGCGGTTGACGCTCACCGAGGGGCGTTACCACCAGGTGCGGCGCATGTTCGCCGCGGTGGGCAACCACGTGGAGGCGCTGCATCGCCCGCGCATCGGCGGACTCGACCTTGCGGACCTGCCGGCCGGGCAATGGCGAATGCTGGACGACGCCGACCGCACCCGGTTGTTCGCAGGCGGCTGA
- a CDS encoding class I SAM-dependent methyltransferase, translating to MLPIVDGPLDWPADGALFLRARDGWPLHQRAFPGLLCEQTFRPEADRLARSGLALADADGDLSLQSLVLVLPPRQRDEARALFARAVDRARPGGRVLACVANDEGAKSAQADLARLAGPLGQLSKHKCRAFWTAPLAQEGVDAELLAQWRQADAPRPIADGRFHSRPGLFAWDRIDPASALLAQHLPTTLRGEAADLGAGFGFLSAELLARCAGITSLDLYEAERRALDLARQNLAALSSKPMGFHWHDVTVGLGRAFDVIVSNPPFHAQGRADRPDIGRRFIAVAAQALRPGGELWIVANRHLPYETALQEHFPQVRTVVQQGGFKVVHARRP from the coding sequence ATGCTGCCGATTGTCGACGGTCCGCTGGACTGGCCGGCGGACGGCGCGCTGTTCCTGCGCGCACGCGACGGCTGGCCGCTGCACCAGCGTGCGTTCCCCGGCCTGTTGTGCGAACAGACCTTCCGGCCGGAGGCTGACCGCCTGGCGCGATCGGGCCTGGCGCTGGCCGATGCGGACGGAGACCTGTCACTGCAGAGCCTGGTGCTGGTGTTGCCGCCGCGCCAGCGGGACGAGGCGCGGGCCCTGTTCGCGCGGGCCGTGGATCGTGCGCGTCCGGGTGGGCGCGTGCTGGCCTGCGTAGCCAACGATGAAGGCGCGAAGTCGGCGCAGGCCGACCTCGCCCGCCTGGCCGGGCCGTTGGGCCAGCTGTCCAAGCACAAGTGCCGCGCGTTCTGGACTGCGCCGCTCGCGCAGGAGGGCGTCGACGCGGAGCTGCTGGCGCAATGGCGCCAGGCCGATGCGCCGCGGCCGATTGCCGACGGCCGCTTCCACAGCCGCCCGGGCCTGTTCGCATGGGACCGCATCGACCCCGCCTCGGCCTTGCTGGCCCAACATCTGCCGACCACGCTGCGCGGCGAGGCGGCCGACCTGGGTGCGGGCTTCGGCTTCCTGTCGGCGGAGCTGCTCGCGCGCTGCGCGGGGATCACTTCGCTGGACCTGTACGAAGCCGAGCGTCGCGCCCTCGACCTGGCGCGGCAGAACCTGGCCGCCCTGTCGTCGAAACCGATGGGCTTCCACTGGCATGACGTCACCGTTGGCCTGGGGCGCGCGTTCGACGTCATCGTCAGCAATCCGCCATTCCACGCACAGGGCCGCGCGGACCGGCCGGATATCGGACGGCGCTTCATCGCCGTCGCCGCGCAGGCATTGCGTCCGGGCGGCGAGCTGTGGATCGTGGCCAATCGCCATCTGCCGTACGAGACCGCGCTGCAGGAGCACTTTCCGCAGGTGCGCACGGTGGTGCAACAGGGTGGATTCAAGGTGGTCCACGCGCGCCGCCCCTGA
- a CDS encoding NRDE family protein, translated as MCLIAVAWQAHPRFALALIANRDEFHARAAAPAGPWPDARIHGGRDLQAGGAWLLASTTGRLAAVTNVRAGRDAPPAPRSRGALVNDFAAGTEPAAAFTASLTPIAPEFGRYNLLAWDGSELHFASNHPQAHTHAVAPGIHAMSNGAFDAAWPKSGHATRALRAWLDSPSSMQAVDVSRLEPLFAALSDTTPAPDAALPDTGVGLEMERWLSPPFVRGERYGTRCSTVVLVGEGSIAFAERRFGPDGRPLGDSFELLPVGR; from the coding sequence ATGTGCCTGATCGCAGTCGCCTGGCAAGCCCACCCCCGTTTCGCGCTGGCCCTGATCGCCAACCGCGACGAGTTCCATGCGCGCGCCGCGGCACCTGCGGGCCCATGGCCGGACGCGCGGATCCATGGCGGCCGCGACCTGCAAGCCGGCGGCGCCTGGCTGCTGGCCTCCACCACCGGTCGCCTGGCGGCGGTGACGAACGTGCGCGCAGGCCGCGATGCACCGCCGGCACCGCGGTCGCGCGGCGCCCTCGTGAATGACTTCGCGGCCGGGACGGAGCCGGCCGCCGCATTCACCGCCAGCCTCACGCCGATCGCGCCCGAGTTTGGCCGCTACAACCTGCTGGCCTGGGATGGCAGCGAACTCCACTTCGCCAGCAACCATCCGCAGGCACACACGCATGCCGTGGCGCCAGGCATCCACGCCATGTCCAACGGCGCCTTCGATGCCGCCTGGCCGAAGAGTGGGCACGCCACGCGCGCGCTGCGTGCGTGGCTGGATTCCCCGTCGTCCATGCAGGCCGTGGACGTGTCCCGGCTGGAGCCGCTGTTCGCGGCGCTCTCCGACACCACGCCCGCGCCCGACGCCGCGCTTCCCGACACCGGTGTCGGCCTGGAGATGGAGCGCTGGTTGTCGCCGCCCTTCGTGCGCGGCGAGCGCTATGGCACGCGCTGCAGCACCGTCGTGCTGGTGGGTGAGGGAAGCATCGCCTTCGCCGAGCGTCGCTTCGGTCCGGATGGCCGGCCGCTGGGCGACAGCTTCGAGCTTCTGCCGGTCGGTCGTTGA
- a CDS encoding DUF4031 domain-containing protein has translation MTVYVDDAVHLWRERRWAHLMADTLGELHAMAGQLGLPRRAFQNKTSGAHYDVDAVLREQALALGAVAISRHRDRALVKAVIARAREQGRGLAP, from the coding sequence ATGACCGTCTATGTCGACGATGCCGTCCATCTCTGGCGCGAGCGCCGCTGGGCCCACCTGATGGCCGACACCCTCGGGGAGCTGCATGCGATGGCCGGGCAACTGGGACTGCCGCGACGCGCCTTCCAGAACAAGACCAGTGGCGCGCACTACGACGTGGACGCGGTCCTGCGCGAGCAGGCGCTTGCCCTGGGCGCGGTCGCCATCTCGCGGCACCGCGACCGGGCGCTGGTGAAGGCGGTCATCGCGCGCGCCCGCGAGCAGGGCCGCGGCCTGGCGCCCTGA
- a CDS encoding Lrp/AsnC family transcriptional regulator, which yields MKTLDDIDRRLIALLQDNARLSTVHLAKSVGLSRSAVQERVQRLEEAGVIAQYTVRLGSQGDPLRAWLLLRYADGFTCDDVMPALARMPQVQACHSVAGDIDLLVLVQAGTPAQLADLREAVVALKGIDDVTTLPVLRTLLVR from the coding sequence ATGAAGACGCTCGACGACATCGATCGCAGGCTTATTGCCCTGTTGCAGGACAACGCGCGCCTGTCCACGGTGCACCTGGCCAAATCGGTGGGCCTGTCGCGCAGCGCGGTCCAGGAACGCGTCCAGCGGCTGGAAGAGGCTGGGGTCATTGCCCAGTACACGGTCCGGCTCGGCAGTCAGGGCGATCCCCTGCGCGCCTGGCTGCTGCTGCGCTATGCCGATGGTTTCACCTGCGACGACGTGATGCCCGCGCTGGCACGGATGCCGCAGGTCCAGGCCTGCCACAGCGTGGCCGGGGACATCGACCTGCTGGTGCTCGTGCAGGCCGGCACGCCTGCGCAACTGGCTGACCTGCGCGAGGCGGTCGTGGCACTGAAGGGCATCGACGATGTCACCACGCTGCCGGTGCTGCGCACGCTGCTGGTGCGCTGA
- a CDS encoding cysteine hydrolase family protein codes for MTLDEHTALIPIDVQQAFDHAPWPPRNNPGMEANGLRLLEAWRASGRPLIHVKHDSVVPGSTLAAGHPGNAQRPGFEPQGAEPLVRKSVNAAFIGTDLDLRLRRLGVTSVVLFGISTDMCVSTTARVAANLGYRTIVVGDASFCFDQADADGAVIPAELVHRVHLATLRAEFAEVVDTDGLLRSLG; via the coding sequence ATGACGCTCGATGAACACACCGCCCTGATCCCGATCGACGTGCAGCAGGCCTTCGACCATGCGCCGTGGCCGCCGCGCAACAACCCGGGGATGGAGGCCAACGGCCTGCGCCTGCTCGAGGCCTGGCGCGCCAGCGGCCGGCCGCTGATCCACGTCAAGCACGACTCGGTAGTACCAGGCTCCACCCTGGCCGCCGGCCATCCCGGCAACGCGCAGCGGCCGGGCTTCGAGCCACAGGGCGCCGAGCCGCTGGTCCGCAAATCGGTCAACGCCGCCTTCATCGGCACCGACCTGGACCTGCGGCTGCGCCGACTGGGCGTCACCAGCGTCGTGCTGTTCGGCATCAGCACCGACATGTGCGTCTCGACGACGGCGCGCGTGGCCGCCAACCTGGGCTACCGCACCATCGTCGTCGGCGATGCGAGCTTCTGCTTCGACCAGGCCGATGCCGACGGCGCCGTGATCCCGGCCGAACTGGTCCATCGCGTGCACCTGGCGACGCTGCGGGCGGAGTTCGCGGAGGTGGTGGACACGGACGGGCTGCTGCGGTCGCTGGGCTGA
- a CDS encoding DUF3297 family protein: MASTPPDRLCNDPRSKFYDESMLERGIGIRFNGAERHNVEEYCISEGWVRLPVGKALDRHGQPMTMKVKGQVEAWFLTPDAEAPQE; encoded by the coding sequence ATGGCCAGCACCCCGCCCGACCGCCTCTGCAACGATCCGCGCAGCAAGTTCTACGATGAGTCCATGCTCGAGCGCGGCATCGGCATCCGCTTCAATGGCGCCGAGCGCCACAACGTCGAGGAGTACTGCATCAGCGAGGGCTGGGTGCGCCTGCCGGTGGGCAAGGCACTGGATCGCCACGGCCAGCCGATGACGATGAAGGTCAAAGGCCAGGTCGAGGCGTGGTTTCTGACCCCGGACGCCGAAGCGCCGCAGGAGTAG
- a CDS encoding ABC transporter permease, with the protein MNLHAVRAIYHFEMARTFRTLLESILSPVLSTSLYFVVFGAAIGSRMGEVDGVSYGAFIIPGLIMLSLLTESVSNASFGIYLPKWSGTIYELLSAPVSTLEILLGYVGAAATKSLILGVLILATARFFVPYEIQHPLWMACFLVLTALSFSLFGFILGIWADSFQKLQVVPLLVLTPLTFLGGAFYSISMLPGVWQKIALFNPVVYLVSGMRWSFYGVSDVNVGVSVAAIVLFLAICATLVAWIFRTGYRLKA; encoded by the coding sequence ATGAACCTGCATGCCGTGCGCGCGATCTATCACTTCGAGATGGCGCGCACCTTCCGCACGCTGCTCGAATCGATTCTTTCGCCGGTGCTGTCGACTTCGCTGTACTTCGTCGTGTTCGGTGCCGCGATCGGCTCGCGCATGGGCGAAGTGGACGGCGTCAGCTACGGCGCCTTCATCATTCCCGGCCTGATCATGCTCTCGCTGCTCACCGAGAGCGTGTCCAACGCTTCCTTCGGCATCTACCTGCCCAAGTGGTCGGGGACGATCTACGAACTGCTGTCGGCACCGGTGTCGACGCTGGAGATCCTGCTGGGCTACGTCGGCGCGGCGGCGACCAAGTCACTGATCCTGGGCGTCCTGATCCTGGCCACCGCGCGCTTCTTCGTGCCCTATGAGATCCAGCATCCGCTGTGGATGGCCTGCTTCCTCGTGCTCACCGCACTGAGCTTCAGCCTGTTCGGCTTCATCCTGGGCATCTGGGCCGACAGCTTCCAGAAGCTGCAGGTGGTGCCGCTGCTGGTGCTGACGCCGCTGACCTTCCTGGGCGGCGCGTTCTACTCGATCTCCATGCTGCCCGGCGTGTGGCAGAAGATCGCGCTGTTCAACCCGGTGGTGTACCTGGTGAGCGGCATGCGCTGGAGCTTCTACGGGGTGTCCGACGTCAACGTCGGGGTCAGCGTGGCGGCGATCGTGCTGTTCCTGGCCATCTGCGCGACGCTGGTCGCGTGGATCTTCCGCACCGGATACCGGCTCAAGGCCTGA
- a CDS encoding ABC transporter ATP-binding protein has product MDPIISVQGVSKTYASGQVALHQVDLDIRRGEIFALLGPNGAGKTTLISIICGIVNASTGRVLADGHDIVRDYRAARARIGLVPQELSTDAFETVWATISFSRGLFGKGPNAAYLERVLRDLSLWDKKDSKIMALSGGMKRRVLIAKALAHEPQILFLDEPTAGVDVELRRDMWQMVRALRERGVTIILTTHYIEEAEEMADRIGVISQGRLIVVEDKHTLMRKLGKKQLTLQLQEPLQAVPAALDGFPLELADDGHSLVYTFDTQREDTGIATLLRRLHDAGVDFKDLHSSESSLEEIFVSLVHAGGTSGARP; this is encoded by the coding sequence GTGGATCCGATCATCAGCGTCCAAGGTGTCAGCAAGACTTATGCCTCGGGCCAGGTTGCGCTGCACCAGGTGGACCTGGACATCCGCCGTGGCGAGATCTTCGCCCTGCTCGGACCCAACGGCGCCGGCAAGACGACGCTGATCAGCATCATCTGCGGCATCGTCAATGCGAGCACCGGGCGGGTGCTCGCCGACGGCCACGACATCGTGCGGGACTACCGCGCCGCGCGCGCCCGCATCGGCCTGGTGCCGCAGGAACTGTCCACTGACGCCTTCGAGACGGTCTGGGCCACGATCAGCTTCAGCCGCGGCCTGTTCGGCAAGGGCCCCAATGCGGCCTATCTCGAACGCGTGCTGCGCGACCTGTCCCTGTGGGACAAGAAGGACAGCAAGATCATGGCCCTGTCCGGCGGCATGAAGCGGCGGGTGCTGATCGCCAAGGCCCTGGCGCACGAACCGCAGATCCTGTTCCTGGACGAACCCACGGCCGGCGTCGACGTCGAACTGCGCCGCGACATGTGGCAGATGGTGCGCGCGCTGCGCGAACGCGGCGTCACCATCATCCTGACCACGCACTACATCGAGGAGGCCGAGGAGATGGCCGACCGCATCGGCGTGATCAGCCAGGGCCGGTTGATCGTGGTGGAGGACAAGCACACGCTCATGCGCAAGCTGGGCAAGAAGCAGCTCACCCTGCAGCTGCAGGAGCCGTTGCAGGCGGTGCCTGCGGCGCTCGACGGCTTCCCGCTGGAACTGGCCGACGACGGCCACTCGCTGGTGTACACCTTCGACACCCAACGCGAGGACACCGGCATCGCCACCCTGCTGCGCCGGCTGCACGATGCGGGCGTGGACTTCAAGGACCTGCATTCCAGCGAGAGCTCGCTGGAGGAAATCTTCGTCAGCCTGGTGCACGCCGGCGGCACGTCGGGAGCACGCCCATGA
- a CDS encoding DUF2798 domain-containing protein produces MLTPRQAQFAFVPLMVTVMSGVISLAMTVLHAGPGPGLLQAWLANWALAFVIALPVAWVTVPAVRTLLSRLTSQPPAARELGDMG; encoded by the coding sequence ATGCTGACTCCCCGCCAGGCGCAGTTCGCCTTCGTCCCACTGATGGTCACTGTGATGTCAGGTGTCATCAGCCTGGCCATGACGGTCCTGCATGCCGGCCCGGGCCCGGGCCTGCTCCAGGCCTGGCTGGCCAACTGGGCGCTGGCGTTCGTCATCGCCCTTCCGGTGGCCTGGGTCACCGTTCCGGCGGTGCGCACGCTGCTGTCGCGGCTGACCTCGCAGCCGCCTGCAGCCCGTGAACTGGGCGACATGGGCTGA
- a CDS encoding RcnB family protein yields MKRLLLAASIACLCLASTSAFAGGKGRGHGGHHGDHHGYDDHPPGKHKGWHKDNWRRGDRIEIVHVERRYYIDDYAHYHLRQPPRGHRWIRTPDGKFILVAVATGIIADILLHH; encoded by the coding sequence ATGAAGCGTCTGTTGCTGGCTGCCTCCATCGCCTGCCTGTGCCTGGCCTCGACCTCCGCGTTTGCGGGCGGCAAGGGGCGCGGCCACGGCGGTCACCACGGCGACCACCATGGTTATGACGACCATCCGCCCGGCAAGCACAAGGGCTGGCACAAGGACAACTGGCGCCGGGGCGACCGCATCGAGATCGTCCACGTCGAGCGCCGCTACTACATCGACGACTACGCGCACTACCACCTGCGCCAGCCGCCGCGCGGCCACCGCTGGATCCGCACGCCGGACGGCAAGTTCATCCTGGTCGCCGTGGCCACCGGCATCATCGCCGACATCCTGCTGCACCACTGA
- a CDS encoding PepSY domain-containing protein: MKLIAPKPVAKMMSTAVFALAVVAGGAQGQEALTQPQIQARLEAQGYTRVNDVKFEDGVWKADARSANGNRVDVRIDPRTGQVYPDEQVANLGEADVRAKLAAAGYTNVHDVDYEDGIWNAEADDPQGKDVELKIDPVNGKVIGKEKD, translated from the coding sequence ATGAAGCTGATTGCACCCAAGCCGGTTGCGAAGATGATGTCGACCGCCGTGTTCGCGCTGGCAGTGGTCGCCGGCGGTGCCCAGGGGCAGGAGGCGCTCACGCAGCCGCAGATCCAGGCACGGCTCGAGGCGCAGGGCTATACCCGGGTCAACGACGTCAAGTTCGAGGACGGCGTGTGGAAAGCCGACGCGCGCAGCGCGAATGGCAACCGCGTCGACGTGCGCATCGACCCCCGGACCGGTCAGGTCTATCCGGACGAGCAGGTCGCCAACCTCGGCGAGGCCGACGTCCGCGCGAAACTGGCCGCCGCCGGCTACACCAACGTGCACGACGTCGATTACGAGGACGGCATCTGGAATGCCGAAGCCGATGACCCGCAGGGCAAGGACGTCGAACTGAAGATTGATCCGGTCAACGGCAAGGTGATCGGCAAGGAAAAGGACTGA
- a CDS encoding cold-shock protein, with amino-acid sequence MSDRETGTVKWFNDAKGFGFISRENGEDVFVHFRSIQSQGFKSLQEGQKVTFTVTKGQKGLQADAVQPA; translated from the coding sequence ATGTCCGACCGTGAAACCGGTACCGTCAAGTGGTTCAACGATGCCAAGGGCTTCGGCTTCATCAGCCGTGAGAATGGCGAGGACGTTTTCGTCCATTTCCGTTCCATCCAGTCCCAGGGCTTCAAGAGCCTGCAGGAAGGCCAGAAGGTCACCTTCACCGTGACCAAGGGCCAGAAGGGCCTGCAGGCAGACGCCGTCCAGCCGGCGTAA
- a CDS encoding EF-hand domain-containing protein: MTRSSLTLLSITVAMALAACARDEDRTADVAPADTATEVATTTPAPATEAAPPATPATPAAEPVTTADAASPVDNHFALLDTDHDGTVLAAEHASSAHAMFNTMDTNADGRVTAEEMDAAKGTLSADTRMSSADKIRTIDTNHDGVLTVAEHEAGSRTMFEKMDSDKNGQLTLAEVQAGHDATMGERQ, translated from the coding sequence ATGACCCGCAGCTCCCTCACCCTGCTGTCGATCACCGTGGCCATGGCGCTGGCCGCCTGCGCCCGCGACGAGGACCGCACCGCGGACGTCGCGCCGGCCGACACGGCGACCGAGGTCGCCACCACCACGCCTGCCCCGGCCACCGAGGCCGCTCCACCCGCGACACCCGCAACACCGGCAGCCGAGCCTGTCACGACGGCCGATGCGGCCTCCCCGGTCGACAACCACTTCGCCCTGCTCGACACCGACCACGATGGCACCGTGCTCGCGGCCGAACACGCCAGCAGCGCCCACGCCATGTTCAACACCATGGACACCAATGCGGACGGGCGCGTGACCGCCGAGGAGATGGACGCGGCCAAGGGCACGCTATCGGCTGATACGCGCATGAGTTCGGCCGACAAGATCCGCACCATCGACACCAATCACGACGGTGTGCTGACCGTAGCCGAACACGAGGCCGGATCGCGCACGATGTTCGAGAAGATGGATTCAGACAAGAACGGTCAGTTGACCCTGGCCGAGGTCCAGGCCGGCCACGACGCGACGATGGGCGAGCGCCAGTAG